One genomic region from Enterobacter hormaechei ATCC 49162 encodes:
- the ldtD gene encoding L,D-transpeptidase: protein MLLNKNRGRQLSALSLCLTVMFAPLFTAQADEPEIVPTDSSATMGVQPTSLSQPLDQSPATAIMAGIKPLPEGIDIESLRQQLMTGLPSGYTPAYINQLTLLYAARDMKPMWENREAVRAFQQQLAEVAIAGFQPQFTTWVELLTDPAVTGQARDVVLSDAMMGYLQFVAGISVNGNRWLYSSKPYKLATPALSVINQWQLSLDNGELPRFIASLAPAHPQYATMHQSLLELVADSRPWPQLRGTTTLRPGQWSSDVPAIREIMKRSGILDNGPKIALPGDETQNAVVSPSAPVKEKTAAVLSNKPAAYDRELVAAVKQFQAAQGLGADGVIGPSTRDWLNVSPAQRAGVLALNIQRLRLLPGTLSTGIMVNIPAYSLVYYQDGSEVLASRVIVGRPDRKTPMMSSALNNVVVNPPWNVPPTLARKDILPKVWNDPGYLERHNYTVMRGWNSKEAIDPWMVDWSTITPSNLPFRFQQAPGAHNSLGRYKFNMPSSDAIYLHDTPNHNLFQKDARALSSGCVRVNKASELANMLLQDAGWNDTRISDALKQGDTRYVNIRHNIPVNLYYLTAFVGSDGRTQYRTDIYNYDLTARSGAQILPKAEQLIR, encoded by the coding sequence ATGTTGCTTAATAAAAATCGTGGTCGTCAGCTGTCTGCGCTGAGTTTGTGCCTGACAGTGATGTTTGCTCCACTGTTTACCGCTCAGGCCGATGAGCCTGAAATTGTACCGACTGACAGCTCCGCGACGATGGGCGTGCAGCCGACGTCACTGTCACAACCGCTGGATCAGTCTCCGGCCACGGCCATTATGGCCGGCATTAAACCGCTGCCGGAAGGCATCGACATTGAATCCTTGCGCCAGCAGCTTATGACCGGGCTGCCCTCGGGCTATACCCCGGCTTATATTAACCAGCTCACGCTGCTTTACGCGGCGCGTGATATGAAACCGATGTGGGAAAATCGCGAGGCGGTACGTGCCTTCCAGCAGCAGCTGGCTGAAGTCGCGATTGCGGGTTTTCAGCCGCAGTTCACGACCTGGGTTGAACTCCTGACCGACCCTGCCGTTACCGGACAGGCGCGTGACGTGGTGCTGTCTGATGCCATGATGGGCTACTTACAGTTTGTGGCGGGCATTTCGGTGAACGGCAACCGCTGGTTATACAGCAGTAAACCGTACAAGCTGGCAACGCCCGCGCTGTCCGTTATTAATCAGTGGCAACTGTCGCTGGATAATGGTGAACTGCCGCGCTTTATCGCAAGCCTGGCACCTGCCCATCCGCAATATGCCACGATGCATCAGTCGCTCCTTGAGCTGGTTGCGGATTCCCGCCCCTGGCCTCAGCTGCGCGGCACCACAACGCTGCGTCCGGGGCAGTGGAGCAGCGATGTGCCTGCGATCCGCGAAATTATGAAACGCTCCGGTATTCTCGACAATGGTCCTAAAATTGCGCTGCCCGGAGACGAGACGCAAAACGCGGTCGTCAGCCCGTCGGCGCCGGTAAAAGAGAAAACCGCCGCTGTGCTGAGCAATAAGCCCGCTGCATACGATCGTGAGCTGGTCGCGGCGGTTAAGCAGTTCCAGGCCGCACAGGGGCTGGGGGCCGACGGCGTGATTGGTCCCTCCACTCGCGACTGGCTGAACGTCTCTCCGGCCCAGCGGGCAGGGGTGCTGGCGTTGAATATCCAGCGCTTGCGCTTGCTGCCGGGCACGTTGTCTACCGGTATTATGGTCAACATTCCGGCGTACTCCCTGGTCTACTATCAGGACGGTAGCGAAGTGCTGGCATCCCGTGTGATTGTGGGTCGGCCTGATCGTAAAACGCCAATGATGAGCAGCGCGCTTAATAACGTGGTGGTTAACCCGCCGTGGAACGTGCCGCCGACGCTGGCGCGCAAAGATATCCTGCCTAAGGTCTGGAATGATCCGGGATATCTGGAGCGACATAACTATACGGTGATGCGGGGCTGGAACAGCAAAGAAGCGATTGACCCCTGGATGGTGGACTGGTCAACGATTACGCCTTCGAACCTGCCGTTCCGTTTCCAGCAGGCACCGGGCGCACATAACTCACTGGGGCGTTACAAATTCAATATGCCAAGTTCGGACGCTATCTATCTGCATGATACCCCGAACCATAATCTGTTCCAGAAAGATGCGCGCGCGCTCAGTTCCGGCTGTGTTCGCGTGAACAAGGCTTCGGAGCTGGCGAATATGCTGTTGCAGGATGCAGGCTGGAACGATACGCGGATATCAGATGCCCTGAAGCAGGGGGATACGCGTTACGTTAATATTCGCCACAATATTCCGGTTAATCTTTATTATCTGACGGCGTTTGTGGGCTCGGACGGACGTACCCAGTACCGTACAGATATTTACAATTATGATCTGACAGCGCGATCCGGCGCACAAATTTTGCCAAAAGCGGAACAATTAATCAGGTAA
- the mukB gene encoding chromosome partition protein MukB produces MIERGKFRSLTLINWNGFFARTFDLDELVTTLSGGNGAGKSTTMAAFVTALIPDLTLLHFRNTTEAGATSGSRDKGLHGKLKAGVCYSVLDVVNSRHQRVVVGVRLQQVAGRDRKVDIKPFAIQGLPTSVQPTALLTETLNERQARVLTLQELKDKLEAIEGVQFKQFNSITDYHSLMFDLGVVARRLRSASDRSKYYRLIEASLYGGISSAITRSLRDYLLPENSGVRKAFQDMEAALRENRMTLEAIRVTQSDRDLFKHLISEATNYVAADYMRHANERRIHLDQALEYRRELFTSRKQLVAEQYKHVEMARELGEHNGAEGDLEADYQAASDHLNLVQTALRQQEKIERYEADLDELQIRLEEQNEVVAEAAELQEENEARAEAAELEVDELKSQLADYQQALDVQQTRAIQYNQALQALQRARELCHLPDLTPESADEWLDTFQAKEQEATEKLLSLDQKMSVAQTAHSQFEQAYQLVVAINGPLARNEAWDVARELLRDGVNQRHLAEQVQPLRMRLNELEQRLREQQEAERLLAEFCKRQGKNYDFDELEALHQELEARIAALSDTVSNASEQRMTLRQELEQLQSRSKTLLQRAPIWLAAQSSLNQLSEQCGQEFASSQDVTEYMQQLLEREREAIVERDEVGARKRDVDEEIERLSQPGGSEDPRLNALAERFGGVLLSEIYDDVGLDDAPYFSALYGPSRNAIVVPDLSLISDQLAGLEDCPEDLYLIEGDPQSFDDSVFSVDELEKAVVVKIADRQWRYSRFPELPLFGRAARENRIESLHAERETLSERFATLSFDVQKTQRLHQAFSRFIGSHLGVAFEPDPEAEIRKLNTRRGELERALASHENDNQQSRVQFEQAKEGVAALNRILPRLNLLADDTLADRVDEIQERLDEAQEAARFVQQHGNQLAKLEPMVSVLQSDPEQFEQLKEDYAWSQQVQREARQQAFALTEVVQRRAHFGYSDSAEMLSGNSDLNEKLRQRLEQAEAERTRTREAMRTHAAQLSQYSQVMASLKSSFDTKKELLNDLHKELQDIGVRADSGAEERARIRRDELHAQLSNNRARRNQLEKALTFCEAEMDNLTRRLRKLERDYFEMREQVVTAKAGWCAVMRMVKDNNVERRLHRRELAYLSADELRSMSDKALGALRLAVADNEHLRDVLRMSEDPKRPERKIQFFVAVYQHLRERIRQDIIRTDDPVEAIEQMEIELGRLTEELTSREQKLAISSRSVANIIRKTIQREQNRIRQLNQGLQSVSFGQVNSVRLNVNVREAHSTLLDVLSEQHEQHQDLFNSNRLTFSEALAKLYQRLNPQIDMGQRTPQTIGEELLDYRNYLEMEVEVNRGSDGWLRAESGALSTGEAIGTGMSILVMVVQSWEDEARRLRGKDISPCRLLFLDEAARLDARSIATLFELCDRLDMQLIIAAPENISPEKGTTYKLVRKVFQNSEHVHVVGLRGFAPQPPESLPGTADAS; encoded by the coding sequence ATGATTGAACGCGGTAAATTTCGCTCACTAACGCTGATTAACTGGAACGGCTTCTTTGCCCGAACCTTCGATCTGGATGAGCTGGTGACAACGCTCTCCGGCGGTAACGGGGCGGGTAAATCCACCACCATGGCGGCCTTCGTGACGGCGCTGATCCCTGACCTGACCCTGCTGCACTTCCGTAACACCACCGAAGCGGGCGCCACGAGCGGCTCTCGTGATAAAGGTCTGCACGGTAAGCTGAAAGCGGGCGTCTGTTATTCCGTGCTGGACGTGGTCAACTCCCGTCATCAGCGCGTGGTTGTAGGCGTGCGCCTGCAACAGGTTGCTGGCCGCGACCGTAAAGTGGATATCAAACCGTTTGCGATCCAGGGGCTGCCAACCTCCGTGCAGCCGACCGCGCTGCTGACGGAAACCCTGAATGAACGCCAGGCGCGCGTCCTGACGCTCCAGGAGCTGAAAGACAAGCTGGAAGCCATTGAAGGCGTACAGTTTAAGCAGTTTAACTCCATTACCGACTACCACTCTCTGATGTTCGATCTGGGTGTGGTGGCCCGTCGTCTGCGCAGTGCGTCAGATCGTAGTAAATACTACCGTCTGATTGAAGCCTCTCTGTACGGCGGTATCTCCAGCGCCATTACCCGCTCCCTGCGTGACTATCTGTTACCGGAAAACAGCGGCGTGCGTAAGGCCTTCCAGGATATGGAAGCTGCGCTGCGTGAAAACCGCATGACGCTGGAAGCGATTCGCGTAACACAGTCTGACCGCGACCTGTTTAAACACCTGATCAGCGAAGCCACTAACTACGTGGCGGCGGATTATATGCGCCACGCCAACGAGCGCCGCATCCATCTCGACCAGGCGTTAGAGTATCGCCGCGAGCTGTTTACGTCCCGCAAACAGCTGGTGGCCGAGCAGTATAAGCATGTCGAAATGGCGCGCGAACTGGGTGAGCACAACGGTGCCGAAGGGGATCTGGAAGCCGATTACCAGGCAGCCAGCGATCACCTGAACCTGGTGCAGACCGCGCTGCGTCAGCAGGAAAAAATCGAGCGCTACGAAGCCGATCTTGATGAGCTGCAAATTCGTCTTGAAGAGCAAAATGAAGTGGTGGCCGAAGCCGCCGAATTGCAGGAAGAGAACGAAGCCCGCGCGGAAGCCGCCGAGCTGGAAGTGGATGAGCTGAAAAGCCAGCTCGCTGACTACCAGCAGGCGCTGGACGTGCAGCAGACGCGTGCGATTCAGTACAACCAGGCGTTGCAGGCGTTGCAGCGTGCTAGAGAGCTATGCCACCTGCCGGACCTGACCCCGGAAAGCGCTGACGAATGGCTGGATACGTTCCAGGCCAAAGAGCAGGAAGCCACTGAAAAACTGCTTTCTCTCGATCAGAAAATGAGCGTGGCGCAAACGGCGCACAGCCAGTTTGAGCAGGCGTACCAGCTGGTGGTGGCGATTAACGGTCCGCTGGCGCGTAACGAAGCGTGGGACGTTGCCCGTGAACTGCTGCGCGACGGCGTCAATCAACGCCATCTGGCCGAGCAGGTGCAGCCGCTGCGCATGCGCCTGAACGAGTTGGAACAGCGTCTGCGTGAACAGCAGGAAGCGGAGCGTCTGCTGGCGGAATTCTGCAAACGTCAGGGTAAAAATTACGATTTTGACGAGCTTGAAGCCCTGCACCAGGAGCTGGAAGCGCGTATTGCGGCCCTGTCCGATACCGTATCGAACGCCAGCGAACAGCGTATGACGCTGCGTCAGGAGCTGGAGCAGCTTCAGTCCCGTTCGAAGACGCTCTTACAGCGTGCGCCGATCTGGCTGGCCGCACAAAGCAGCCTGAACCAGCTCAGCGAACAGTGTGGCCAGGAGTTTGCCTCCAGCCAGGACGTCACCGAATACATGCAACAGCTGCTGGAGCGCGAGCGTGAAGCAATTGTTGAGCGTGACGAAGTGGGCGCGCGCAAGCGTGACGTCGATGAAGAAATCGAACGTTTAAGCCAGCCGGGTGGGTCAGAAGATCCGCGCCTGAATGCCTTAGCCGAGCGTTTCGGCGGCGTGCTGCTGTCTGAAATTTACGACGACGTTGGTCTGGACGATGCGCCGTACTTCTCCGCGCTGTACGGTCCGTCCCGTAACGCGATTGTGGTGCCAGATCTGTCGCTGATTTCAGACCAGCTGGCAGGGCTGGAAGACTGTCCGGAAGATCTCTACCTCATCGAAGGGGATCCGCAGTCGTTTGATGACAGCGTATTCAGCGTCGACGAGCTGGAAAAAGCGGTGGTGGTGAAAATCGCCGATCGCCAGTGGCGTTACTCGCGCTTCCCGGAACTGCCGCTGTTTGGCCGCGCCGCGCGTGAAAACCGAATTGAAAGCCTGCACGCCGAGCGCGAAACGCTTTCAGAACGTTTTGCAACCCTGTCGTTTGATGTGCAGAAAACCCAGCGTCTGCATCAGGCGTTCAGCCGCTTTATCGGCAGCCATCTGGGCGTTGCCTTTGAACCCGATCCGGAAGCCGAAATTCGTAAGCTCAACACCCGCCGTGGTGAGCTGGAGCGTGCGCTTGCCAGCCATGAAAATGACAACCAGCAAAGCCGCGTGCAGTTCGAGCAGGCGAAAGAGGGCGTTGCGGCGCTTAACCGCATCCTGCCGCGCCTGAACCTGCTGGCGGACGATACGCTCGCCGACCGCGTGGATGAAATTCAGGAACGTCTGGACGAGGCACAGGAAGCGGCGCGCTTTGTGCAGCAGCACGGCAATCAGCTGGCAAAACTGGAGCCGATGGTTTCCGTTCTTCAGAGCGACCCGGAACAGTTTGAGCAGTTAAAAGAAGATTACGCCTGGTCACAACAGGTGCAGCGCGAAGCCCGTCAGCAGGCGTTTGCCCTGACGGAAGTGGTGCAACGTCGCGCGCATTTCGGCTACTCCGATTCAGCAGAAATGCTGAGCGGGAACAGCGATCTGAATGAAAAGCTGCGCCAGCGTCTGGAGCAGGCCGAAGCAGAACGTACGCGCACCCGTGAAGCGATGCGTACTCACGCCGCACAGCTGAGCCAGTACAGCCAGGTCATGGCGTCGCTGAAAAGCTCCTTCGACACCAAGAAAGAGCTATTAAACGATCTGCATAAAGAGTTGCAGGACATTGGGGTGCGCGCCGACAGCGGTGCAGAAGAGCGGGCGCGTATTCGTCGCGATGAGCTGCATGCTCAGCTCAGCAACAACCGCGCGCGGCGTAATCAGCTGGAAAAAGCGCTGACCTTCTGTGAAGCGGAAATGGACAACCTGACACGACGCCTGCGCAAGCTGGAGCGTGACTATTTTGAGATGCGTGAACAGGTTGTGACCGCGAAGGCGGGCTGGTGCGCGGTAATGCGCATGGTGAAAGACAATAACGTGGAACGTCGTCTGCACCGTCGCGAGCTGGCGTACCTGTCTGCCGATGAACTGCGTTCGATGTCGGATAAGGCGCTGGGTGCGCTGCGTCTGGCCGTGGCGGACAATGAACACCTGCGCGACGTGCTGCGCATGTCCGAAGATCCGAAGCGTCCTGAGCGCAAAATTCAGTTCTTCGTGGCGGTTTATCAGCACTTACGCGAGCGTATTCGTCAGGACATCATCCGTACCGACGATCCGGTAGAAGCCATCGAACAGATGGAGATCGAACTGGGCCGTCTGACGGAGGAGCTGACCTCCCGCGAACAGAAGCTGGCAATCAGCTCCCGCAGCGTGGCGAATATTATTCGTAAAACCATTCAGCGCGAGCAGAACCGTATCCGTCAGCTGAACCAGGGGCTGCAAAGCGTGTCGTTTGGCCAGGTCAACAGCGTGCGGCTGAACGTGAACGTGCGTGAAGCGCACTCCACGCTGCTGGACGTGTTGTCTGAACAGCATGAGCAGCATCAGGATCTGTTCAACAGTAACCGCCTGACCTTCTCCGAAGCGCTGGCGAAACTGTATCAACGTCTGAATCCGCAGATTGACATGGGCCAGCGTACGCCACAAACCATCGGTGAGGAGCTGCTGGACTACCGCAACTATCTGGAAATGGAAGTTGAGGTTAACCGTGGTTCCGACGGCTGGCTGCGCGCTGAATCCGGTGCGCTCTCTACCGGGGAAGCCATCGGTACCGGTATGTCGATTCTGGTGATGGTGGTGCAAAGCTGGGAAGATGAAGCGCGTCGTCTGCGTGGCAAAGACATCTCTCCATGCCGCCTGCTGTTCCTCGATGAAGCCGCGCGTCTCGACGCCCGCTCCATTGCCACGCTGTTTGAGCTTTGCGATCGCCTTGATATGCAGCTCATTATCGCGGCGCCGGAAAACATCAGCCCGGAAAAAGGGACGACCTATAAACTGGTGCGTAAGGTATTCCAGAATAGCGAGCACGTACACGTCGTTGGCCTGCGCGGTTTCGCACCACAGCCACCGGAGTCATTACCGGGCACGGCTGACGCCTCTTAA
- a CDS encoding YcbK family protein, with translation MDKFDANRRKLLALGGVALGAAAILPTPAFATLSTPRPRILTLNNLHTGETLKAEFFDGRGYIQDELARLNHFFRDFRANKIKAIDPGLFDQLYRLQGLLGTKRPVQLISGYRSLDTNNELRAHSRGVAKKSYHTKGQAMDFHIEGVSLANIRKAALSMRAGGVGYYPRSNFVHIDTGPVRHW, from the coding sequence ATGGACAAATTTGACGCTAATCGCCGCAAATTGCTGGCGTTAGGTGGCGTTGCGCTGGGCGCAGCGGCCATCCTTCCGACGCCAGCATTTGCCACCCTCTCGACACCTCGTCCGCGTATTTTAACGCTCAACAATCTGCACACTGGTGAGACGCTTAAAGCGGAATTTTTCGATGGCAGAGGCTATATTCAGGATGAATTAGCAAGACTCAACCATTTTTTCCGTGATTTCCGCGCGAATAAAATCAAAGCCATCGACCCTGGATTATTCGATCAGCTTTACCGTTTGCAGGGACTGCTGGGCACCAAAAGGCCGGTGCAACTCATTTCTGGCTATCGCTCTCTGGATACCAACAATGAACTGCGCGCCCACAGCCGTGGGGTAGCGAAAAAAAGCTATCACACCAAAGGTCAGGCGATGGATTTCCATATTGAAGGCGTTTCGTTAGCCAATATTCGCAAAGCGGCGTTATCTATGCGCGCAGGTGGTGTAGGATACTACCCACGTAGCAACTTTGTGCATATTGATACCGGGCCGGTTCGGCACTGGTAA
- a CDS encoding MBL fold metallo-hydrolase, whose amino-acid sequence MNYRIIPVTAFSQNCSLIWCEQTKLAALVDPGGDAETIKQEVAASGVTLMQILLTHGHLDHVGAAAELAEHYGVPIIGPEKEDEFWLQGLPAQSRMFGLEDCQPLTPDRWLNEGDRVNVGNVTLQVLHCPGHTPGHIVFFDDASRLLISGDVIFKGGVGRSDFPRGDHGQLIQSIKQKLLPLGDDVTFIPGHGPMSTLGDERLHNPFLQDEMPVW is encoded by the coding sequence ATGAACTATCGTATTATTCCGGTTACCGCGTTCTCACAGAACTGTTCATTGATCTGGTGTGAACAAACTAAACTGGCCGCGCTTGTCGATCCTGGCGGAGACGCTGAGACAATCAAGCAGGAAGTCGCTGCCAGCGGTGTGACGCTGATGCAGATTTTACTGACCCATGGTCATCTTGACCATGTGGGTGCAGCGGCTGAACTGGCTGAACACTACGGTGTGCCGATTATCGGCCCGGAAAAAGAAGATGAGTTCTGGCTACAGGGGCTACCTGCCCAAAGCCGTATGTTTGGCCTGGAAGACTGTCAGCCACTGACACCGGACCGCTGGCTGAACGAAGGCGATCGCGTTAACGTGGGGAATGTAACTTTACAGGTGTTGCATTGCCCCGGGCATACCCCCGGTCATATTGTCTTCTTTGATGACGCTTCGCGTCTGCTGATTTCCGGTGACGTGATTTTCAAAGGGGGCGTAGGACGCAGCGATTTTCCGCGCGGCGATCACGGTCAGCTGATTCAGTCGATTAAGCAGAAGTTATTGCCGCTGGGTGATGATGTGACGTTTATTCCTGGACACGGCCCGATGTCGACGCTGGGCGATGAGCGGTTGCATAACCCGTTCCTTCAGGATGAAATGCCTGTCTGGTAA
- the mukF gene encoding chromosome partition protein MukF, which translates to MSEFSQTVPELVAWARKNDFSISLPVDRLSFLLAVATLNGERLDGEMSEGELVDAFRHVSDAFEQTSETISVRANNAINDMVRQRLLNRFTSEQAEGNAIYRLTPLGIGITDYYIRQREFSTLRLSMQLSIVAGELKRAADAADENGDEFHWHRNVYAPLKYSVAEIFDSIDLTQRLMDEQQQQVKDDIAQLLNKDWRAAISSCELLLSETSGTLRELQDTLEAAGDKLQANLLRIQDATMAHDDLHFVDRLVFDLQSKLDRIISWGQQSIDLWIGYDRHVHKFIRTAIDMDKNRVFAQRLRQSVQTYFDAPWALTYANADRLLDMRDEEMALRDEEVTGELPPDLEYEEFNEIREQLAAMIEEQLAVYKTRQAPLDLGLVVRDYLAQYPRARHFDVARIVVDQAVRLGIAQADFTGLPPKWQPINDYGAKVQAHVIDKY; encoded by the coding sequence ATGAGTGAATTTTCCCAGACAGTCCCCGAACTGGTTGCCTGGGCCAGGAAAAACGATTTCTCCATCTCGCTGCCGGTAGACAGACTCTCATTCCTGCTGGCGGTTGCGACGCTAAACGGCGAACGTCTTGATGGCGAAATGAGTGAAGGCGAACTGGTGGATGCGTTCCGCCACGTCAGTGATGCGTTTGAGCAAACCAGCGAAACCATTAGCGTGCGTGCCAACAACGCAATCAATGATATGGTGCGTCAACGTCTGCTGAACCGCTTTACCAGCGAACAGGCGGAAGGAAACGCCATCTATCGTCTTACGCCACTGGGCATTGGCATTACCGACTATTACATCCGCCAGCGCGAGTTTTCCACCCTGCGTCTCTCCATGCAGCTCTCTATTGTTGCAGGCGAGCTGAAGCGTGCCGCCGACGCGGCCGATGAAAACGGTGACGAATTCCACTGGCACCGCAACGTTTACGCGCCGCTGAAATACTCGGTCGCCGAGATTTTCGACAGTATCGATCTGACTCAACGTCTGATGGACGAACAGCAGCAGCAGGTGAAAGACGATATTGCCCAGTTGCTGAATAAAGACTGGCGTGCGGCCATCTCCAGCTGTGAACTCTTACTGTCAGAAACGTCGGGTACGCTGCGTGAATTGCAGGATACGCTGGAGGCGGCGGGAGATAAGCTTCAGGCCAACCTGCTGCGCATCCAGGACGCGACGATGGCGCACGACGATCTGCATTTTGTCGACCGTCTGGTGTTCGATTTGCAAAGCAAGCTTGACCGCATTATCAGCTGGGGCCAGCAGTCGATCGACCTGTGGATCGGCTACGACCGCCACGTGCATAAATTTATCCGTACCGCCATTGATATGGATAAAAACCGCGTCTTTGCTCAGCGTCTGCGCCAGTCGGTGCAGACTTACTTTGATGCGCCGTGGGCGCTGACCTATGCCAACGCCGATCGTCTGCTGGATATGCGCGACGAAGAGATGGCGCTGCGCGATGAAGAGGTCACCGGGGAACTGCCGCCGGATCTGGAATACGAAGAATTTAACGAAATTCGCGAGCAACTTGCGGCGATGATCGAAGAACAGCTCGCTGTCTACAAAACCAGACAAGCACCGCTGGATCTTGGCCTCGTGGTACGCGACTATCTGGCGCAGTATCCGCGCGCGCGCCACTTCGATGTTGCCCGCATTGTTGTAGACCAGGCGGTGCGCCTGGGCATCGCACAAGCCGATTTCACCGGACTGCCGCCGAAGTGGCAGCCGATTAACGATTACGGAGCCAAGGTACAGGCGCATGTCATTGACAAATATTGA
- the mukE gene encoding chromosome partition protein MukE: MSLTNIEHVMPVKLAQALANPLFPALDSQLRAGRHIGLDELDNHAFLMDFQEYLEEFYARYNVELIRAPEGFFYLRPRSTTLIPRSVISELDMMVGKILCYLYLSPERLANEGIFTQQELYDELLSLADESKLLKLVNNRSTGSDLDRQKLQEKVRSSLNRLRRLGMVWFMGHDSSKFRITESVFRFGADVRAGDDAREAQLRMIRDGEAMPVENHLQLNDEHEENQPDSGEEE, from the coding sequence ATGTCATTGACAAATATTGAACACGTGATGCCAGTTAAGCTGGCACAGGCGCTGGCGAATCCGTTGTTTCCGGCGCTGGACAGCCAGCTGCGTGCCGGTCGTCACATTGGCCTTGACGAGCTGGATAATCACGCCTTTTTGATGGACTTTCAGGAGTATCTGGAAGAGTTTTACGCTCGCTATAACGTTGAGCTGATCCGCGCGCCGGAAGGGTTTTTCTACCTGCGTCCGCGCTCTACCACGCTTATTCCGCGCTCGGTGATTTCCGAACTGGATATGATGGTCGGCAAAATTCTCTGCTACCTCTACCTCAGCCCGGAACGTCTGGCGAATGAAGGGATCTTCACCCAGCAGGAGCTTTACGATGAGCTGCTGTCGCTGGCGGATGAAAGTAAGCTGCTCAAGCTGGTGAATAACCGCTCGACGGGGTCCGATCTGGACCGTCAGAAATTACAGGAAAAAGTGCGATCTTCCCTTAACCGTCTGCGCCGTCTGGGAATGGTCTGGTTCATGGGTCACGACAGCAGTAAGTTCCGCATCACCGAATCGGTCTTCCGCTTTGGCGCCGACGTGCGCGCGGGTGACGATGCGCGTGAAGCACAGCTGCGCATGATCCGTGACGGTGAAGCGATGCCGGTGGAAAACCATTTGCAGCTCAATGACGAGCACGAAGAGAATCAGCCGGATAGCGGGGAGGAAGAGTAA
- the cmoM gene encoding tRNA uridine 5-oxyacetic acid(34) methyltransferase CmoM, whose product MRDRNFDDIAEKFSRNIYGTTKGQLRQTILWQDLDKLLAEFGDRPLRVLDAGGGEGQTAILMAQRGHHVTLCDLSAEMVARAGRAAEEKGVSDNMHFIHCAAQDIPQHLETQVDLILFHAVLEWVAEPQAMLKTLWSMLRPGGALSLMFYNANGLLMRNVLVGNFGYVQQGMYKKKRRTLSPDFPREPQQVYGWLEEIGWEITGKTGVRVFHDYLRDKQKQDDCLDALTEIETRYCRQEPYLSLGRYIHVTARKPQMQG is encoded by the coding sequence ATGCGGGATCGCAATTTTGATGACATCGCGGAAAAGTTTTCGCGCAACATTTATGGCACCACCAAAGGTCAGCTTCGTCAGACGATCCTCTGGCAGGATCTGGACAAGCTGCTGGCGGAATTCGGTGACCGACCGTTGCGCGTGCTGGATGCCGGCGGTGGGGAAGGCCAGACTGCAATTCTGATGGCGCAGCGGGGACATCACGTCACGCTTTGCGATCTTTCTGCCGAGATGGTTGCACGTGCCGGGCGAGCGGCAGAAGAGAAAGGTGTGAGCGACAACATGCATTTTATACATTGCGCCGCTCAGGACATTCCGCAGCATTTGGAAACGCAGGTTGATCTGATATTGTTTCATGCTGTGCTCGAATGGGTCGCCGAACCACAGGCGATGTTAAAAACGCTGTGGTCGATGTTGCGCCCGGGCGGTGCGTTATCGCTGATGTTTTACAATGCCAACGGCCTGCTGATGCGAAACGTGCTGGTTGGCAATTTTGGCTACGTACAGCAGGGCATGTATAAAAAGAAACGACGCACGCTTTCACCGGATTTCCCCCGTGAACCGCAGCAGGTCTATGGCTGGCTGGAGGAGATCGGTTGGGAAATTACCGGCAAAACCGGCGTGAGGGTGTTTCATGATTATCTGCGTGATAAACAAAAACAGGATGACTGTTTAGACGCCTTAACAGAAATAGAGACGCGGTACTGCCGCCAGGAGCCTTATCTGAGCCTTGGCCGCTATATACACGTCACCGCGCGCAAGCCGCAGATGCAAGGATAA